Proteins encoded within one genomic window of Brachybacterium sp. P6-10-X1:
- a CDS encoding GNAT family N-acetyltransferase, whose amino-acid sequence MTSTDTAADSLTWTPLTLEDVPALTALLNRVDQADDLGEPAEEASTREWLTMPDRDLAGDSLAVRDRDELVAVSLADVHVSLDRDGRARCQLLGTVDPAYRRRGLGTALFEHGERRAAELAAARHPGVPAVYRTSGGRDPAAGSDPSAPRTGGADVRPLLERRGYRRVRSWLSMTRELPGAELPAVDAEGARISAPADTEREATRLAHLAAFADHWGSAPVGEERWNMMWSSHTARRELSTIAVDDEGAVLAYAIAMEDKPGVLHLALVGTRPAARGRGIARAVIARTLDAAARAGYSSAELEVDAESLTGATRLYDALGFTREHVYATFEKPVG is encoded by the coding sequence GTGACCTCCACCGACACCGCTGCAGACTCCCTCACCTGGACCCCGCTCACCCTCGAGGACGTCCCGGCGCTGACCGCGCTGCTGAACCGCGTCGATCAGGCCGACGACCTCGGTGAGCCCGCCGAGGAGGCCAGCACCCGGGAGTGGCTGACGATGCCCGACCGGGACCTCGCTGGGGACTCCCTCGCCGTGCGGGACCGGGACGAGCTGGTGGCGGTCTCGCTGGCCGACGTCCACGTCTCCCTCGACCGCGACGGCCGGGCACGCTGCCAGCTGCTCGGGACGGTCGACCCCGCGTACCGCCGTCGAGGCCTCGGCACCGCCCTGTTCGAGCACGGCGAGCGCCGCGCCGCCGAGCTCGCGGCGGCACGACACCCCGGTGTCCCTGCCGTCTACCGCACCTCCGGCGGACGTGATCCTGCGGCGGGCTCGGATCCGTCTGCGCCGCGGACCGGTGGTGCCGACGTGCGCCCGCTCCTGGAGCGCCGCGGCTACCGTCGCGTGCGCAGCTGGCTGTCCATGACCCGTGAGCTGCCCGGTGCCGAACTGCCCGCCGTCGACGCCGAGGGGGCTCGGATCAGCGCCCCGGCCGACACCGAGCGTGAGGCCACCCGCCTCGCCCACCTCGCCGCCTTCGCCGACCACTGGGGCTCGGCCCCGGTCGGTGAGGAGCGCTGGAACATGATGTGGTCCTCGCACACCGCCCGCCGCGAGCTGTCGACGATCGCCGTCGACGACGAGGGCGCCGTCCTCGCCTATGCGATCGCGATGGAGGACAAGCCCGGCGTGCTGCACCTCGCCCTCGTCGGCACGCGCCCCGCCGCCCGCGGTCGTGGCATCGCGCGCGCCGTCATCGCCCGCACCCTCGACGCCGCGGCGCGGGCCGGATACTCGTCCGCTGAGCTCGAGGTCGACGCGGAATCCCTCACCGGCGCCACCCGGCTCTACGACGCCCTCGGCTTCACCCGAGAGCACGTCTACGCCACCTTCGAGAAGCCGGTCGGCTGA
- a CDS encoding glycoside hydrolase family 2 protein, translated as MNAQPSALPQHLSSLFARADELAAHLDAPLSAITDVPRPEHPRPQLHRRTWLTLNGTWQFETDQGDSGRDRGLVERELAGEITVPFAPETAASGIGDRDFHEAVWYRRTVTVPADWEGLRPMLRFEAVDHDATVWANGVEVARHRGGFTPFAADLSAVPGVGPGADVEIVVRARDPHDVPQARGKQSGRFRPTHALYHRTTGIWQSVWLEGVPVDEIRSLRVLPSLAGRSFAIDVPLSRTTAGTRIEIIASVPGGEDVARAEVRADLDLAPHLELAIPEDALRVWGPGAPELYALTVRLLGADGAVLDEVRSYAGLRSTSLRGNEFRINGEKVFQRLVLDQGYWEESFMTSPTDHAMTADIRLALEAGFNGARLHQKVFEQRMLFWSDLHGYLTWGEFGDWGVEGFGPMGDNQQPTASFIGQWVEAVQRDLNHPSIIGWCPLNETHQVMHDRITQLDVVTQAMYDATKLADPTRPVLDASGYSHRVRGADVYDSHSYEQDPERFRTEQAGLAEGEPFANRRDLAPDQMPFADGSFSLPYAGQPYFVSEYGGIWWNEQEAREAEEAERAGNNAAVSWGYGQRIRSEDELYERFEGLTRVLLEDPGMFAYCYTQMTDVFQEKNGIVDFERGRKLDLARLRAVQEKAAAYEQDA; from the coding sequence GTGAACGCCCAGCCCTCCGCCCTGCCGCAGCACCTCAGCTCCCTGTTCGCCCGGGCCGATGAGCTCGCCGCGCACCTGGACGCCCCGCTGTCGGCGATCACCGACGTGCCCCGTCCGGAGCATCCCCGGCCGCAGCTGCACCGCCGAACCTGGCTGACGCTGAACGGCACCTGGCAGTTCGAGACCGACCAGGGTGACTCCGGCCGCGACCGCGGGCTGGTCGAGCGCGAGCTCGCCGGCGAGATCACCGTGCCCTTCGCTCCCGAGACGGCGGCCTCCGGGATCGGCGATCGCGACTTCCACGAGGCGGTCTGGTACCGCCGCACCGTCACCGTCCCCGCCGACTGGGAGGGTCTGCGCCCGATGCTGCGCTTCGAGGCCGTCGACCACGACGCCACCGTGTGGGCGAACGGCGTCGAGGTCGCCCGCCACCGCGGCGGCTTCACGCCCTTCGCCGCGGACCTCTCGGCCGTCCCGGGCGTCGGCCCCGGCGCGGACGTCGAGATCGTGGTGCGCGCCCGCGATCCGCACGACGTGCCGCAGGCCCGCGGCAAGCAGTCCGGCCGGTTCCGCCCCACCCATGCCTTGTACCACCGCACCACCGGCATCTGGCAGAGTGTCTGGCTCGAGGGCGTCCCCGTCGACGAGATCCGCTCCCTGCGCGTCCTGCCGTCGCTGGCCGGGCGCTCCTTCGCGATCGACGTGCCCCTGTCGCGCACCACGGCCGGCACCCGGATCGAGATCATCGCCTCCGTACCGGGCGGCGAGGACGTCGCCCGCGCCGAGGTGCGCGCCGACCTCGATCTCGCCCCGCACCTGGAGCTGGCGATCCCCGAGGACGCGCTGCGGGTCTGGGGTCCCGGGGCCCCGGAGCTGTACGCCCTCACGGTGCGTCTGCTGGGCGCCGACGGTGCGGTGCTCGACGAGGTCCGCTCCTACGCGGGGCTGCGCTCGACGTCGCTGCGCGGGAACGAGTTCCGGATCAACGGCGAGAAGGTCTTCCAGCGTCTCGTGCTCGACCAGGGGTACTGGGAGGAGTCGTTCATGACCTCCCCGACGGATCACGCGATGACCGCAGACATCCGGCTGGCGCTGGAGGCCGGGTTCAACGGTGCCCGGCTGCACCAGAAGGTCTTCGAGCAGCGGATGCTGTTCTGGTCGGATCTGCACGGCTACCTCACCTGGGGCGAGTTCGGCGACTGGGGCGTGGAGGGATTCGGCCCGATGGGGGACAACCAGCAGCCCACCGCCTCCTTCATCGGCCAGTGGGTCGAGGCCGTCCAGCGCGACCTGAACCACCCTTCGATCATCGGCTGGTGCCCCCTGAACGAGACGCACCAGGTCATGCATGACCGCATCACCCAGCTCGACGTGGTCACCCAGGCGATGTACGACGCGACCAAGCTCGCCGATCCCACCCGTCCCGTGCTGGACGCCTCCGGCTACTCCCACCGGGTCCGCGGGGCCGACGTCTACGACTCCCACTCCTACGAGCAGGATCCCGAGCGCTTCCGCACCGAGCAGGCGGGCCTGGCCGAGGGGGAGCCCTTCGCCAACCGTCGCGATCTCGCGCCCGACCAGATGCCCTTCGCCGACGGCTCCTTCTCCCTGCCCTACGCCGGTCAGCCCTACTTCGTCTCCGAGTACGGCGGCATCTGGTGGAACGAGCAGGAGGCCCGCGAGGCCGAGGAGGCCGAGCGCGCCGGGAACAACGCCGCCGTGTCCTGGGGGTACGGGCAGCGGATCCGCAGCGAGGACGAGCTCTACGAGCGCTTCGAGGGCCTGACCCGGGTGCTGCTCGAGGACCCGGGGATGTTCGCCTACTGCTACACGCAGATGACCGACGTGTTCCAGGAGAAGAACGGCATCGTCGACTTCGAGCGCGGCCGCAAGCTGGACCTCGCCCGGCTGCGGGCGGTGCAGGAGAAGGCTGCGGCGTACGAGCAGGACGCCTGA
- a CDS encoding LacI family DNA-binding transcriptional regulator has protein sequence MMARRVSIKDVAQRAGVSWKTVSNVVNERPVVRADTRAKVLAAIEELGYVPNLVGRELRGGLIRTIALVVPELQNPYFARLAERMQAAARERGYTVSVEVSLHSAETERAHVRGRTARPVDAVVISPSGLDPEDLLDRVSGPPVVLLGETLPGAAGVVHVAIDNVASAADVVRHLVAGGHRRLLFLGAEDAVRSTGTDRLAGFRAATRFAGLPQDPSLVRGVGEWTREAGRDAALAALEDGVEFDAVVAGNDLLAVGVLAALHARGLEVPGDVAVVGWDDTAEVAWTRPALTSIAPDLDALIAAALDAAIGGAEQGDAEKSGAGQSGAAAGRVAEAVIAHRLVERESTRAVPTSSPPAAPGA, from the coding sequence ATGATGGCGCGCAGGGTGAGCATCAAGGACGTCGCGCAGCGAGCCGGGGTGTCCTGGAAGACGGTCTCGAACGTCGTCAACGAGCGTCCCGTGGTGCGGGCCGACACCCGCGCGAAGGTGCTCGCCGCCATCGAGGAGCTCGGCTACGTGCCCAATCTCGTCGGCCGCGAACTGCGCGGCGGGCTCATCCGGACGATCGCCCTCGTGGTCCCGGAGCTGCAGAACCCCTACTTCGCGCGACTGGCCGAGCGGATGCAGGCCGCCGCCCGGGAGCGCGGCTACACGGTCAGCGTCGAGGTCTCGCTGCACAGCGCCGAGACCGAGCGCGCCCACGTCCGCGGTCGCACCGCGCGTCCCGTCGATGCGGTGGTGATCTCCCCGTCGGGCCTCGATCCCGAGGACCTGCTGGACAGGGTCTCCGGGCCGCCGGTCGTGCTGCTGGGGGAGACGCTTCCGGGGGCGGCCGGCGTGGTCCACGTCGCCATCGACAATGTCGCCTCCGCGGCCGACGTGGTGCGCCACCTGGTCGCAGGCGGTCATCGCCGCCTGCTGTTCCTCGGCGCCGAGGACGCGGTGCGCTCGACCGGGACGGACCGCTTGGCGGGATTCCGCGCCGCGACCCGCTTCGCCGGCCTCCCGCAGGATCCGTCCCTCGTGCGCGGAGTGGGGGAGTGGACGCGCGAAGCGGGCCGCGACGCCGCGCTGGCTGCCCTGGAGGACGGGGTGGAGTTCGACGCGGTGGTCGCCGGCAACGACCTGCTCGCCGTCGGGGTGCTGGCCGCCCTGCACGCCCGGGGCCTGGAGGTGCCCGGGGACGTGGCCGTGGTGGGCTGGGACGACACCGCCGAGGTGGCGTGGACCCGCCCTGCGCTCACCTCGATCGCCCCCGACCTCGACGCTCTCATCGCCGCCGCCCTGGATGCTGCGATCGGCGGCGCGGAGCAGGGAGATGCAGAGAAGTCCGGCGCGGGGCAGAGCGGCGCGGCGGCGGGACGCGTCGCCGAGGCCGTCATCGCGCACCGGCTGGTGGAGCGCGAGTCCACCCGGGCCGTCCCGACCAGCTCCCCGCCCGCCGCCCCGGGTGCTTGA
- a CDS encoding rhodanese-like domain-containing protein: MTQGTAGRRRADTSERHGIDEILSAARRGVQRVEADDLAAVLAQGGHAIDIRSASTREPEGHIPGATVIERLVLEWRLDPGSENRMDGGPDHDDPVVVICDEGYYSSLAARDLRDLGFHRATDLVGGFRAYAETGLPTAAQPTRQVR; this comes from the coding sequence GTGACGCAGGGCACCGCCGGACGGCGCCGCGCCGACACCTCGGAGCGGCACGGCATCGACGAGATCCTCTCGGCCGCGCGCCGGGGCGTCCAGCGCGTCGAGGCCGACGACCTCGCGGCCGTGCTCGCGCAGGGAGGTCATGCGATCGACATCCGTTCGGCGAGCACCCGGGAGCCCGAGGGACACATCCCCGGCGCCACCGTCATCGAGCGCCTCGTGCTCGAATGGCGGCTGGATCCGGGCAGCGAGAACCGCATGGACGGCGGGCCGGATCACGACGATCCGGTCGTCGTGATCTGCGACGAGGGGTACTACTCCTCGCTCGCCGCGCGGGACCTGCGGGACCTCGGGTTCCATCGGGCCACCGATCTGGTCGGCGGCTTCCGTGCGTACGCGGAGACCGGTCTTCCCACGGCGGCGCAGCCCACCCGCCAGGTGCGCTGA
- a CDS encoding DEAD/DEAH box helicase, which produces MTSPDFARLGVPSVLTSALAPQGITQPTPIQAATLPDSLSGRDVLGRGRTGSGKTYAFLLPLVARLLETPRRRASRRPRSLILAPTRELATQLAESLKPLAAATGLHSAVVFGGVGQKPQVNALAGGIDVLIACPGRLLDLMGQGHADLSAVEITVIDEADHMADMGFLPMVRKILEKTPPKGQRMLFSATLDSGVNKLVKQFLHEPVTHSADPASSPVGTMEHHVLEVDTATRFDVLRDLAAAPGRTIMFTRTKYGAKNLARKLSARGVDAVDLHGNLSQNARTRNLEAFGSGAATTMVCTDIAARGIHVDEVALVVHADPPVEHKAYLHRSGRTARAGESGTVITVQTPEQKRDVSDLMRKAGIKPTVHQHVVPTSPVLSQLAPGERVEMHEPRAPEPAERPQRSGGQGGRGGRGGQGGGRGRSGGQGRGPGEGGGRRGGQGGDGRSGGSRRSGGRGGQDGEGRPARSRSGRRDGAPARYSTSSEGSRGGNSGGGLASFSSGRTR; this is translated from the coding sequence GTGACCTCCCCCGATTTCGCACGCCTCGGCGTGCCCTCTGTCCTGACGAGCGCGCTCGCGCCGCAGGGCATCACCCAGCCCACTCCCATCCAGGCCGCGACGCTGCCCGACTCCCTGTCCGGGCGCGACGTCCTGGGCCGGGGCCGCACCGGCTCGGGCAAGACCTACGCCTTCCTGCTGCCGCTGGTGGCTCGCCTGCTCGAGACGCCGCGCAGGCGCGCGTCCCGTCGGCCCCGCTCCCTGATCCTGGCCCCGACCCGTGAGCTCGCCACGCAGCTGGCCGAATCGCTCAAGCCCCTCGCGGCCGCGACCGGTCTGCACAGCGCTGTCGTCTTCGGCGGTGTCGGGCAGAAACCGCAGGTCAACGCGCTCGCCGGGGGCATCGACGTGCTCATCGCCTGCCCCGGCCGCCTGCTCGACCTCATGGGTCAGGGCCATGCGGACCTCAGCGCCGTCGAGATCACGGTGATCGACGAGGCCGACCACATGGCCGACATGGGCTTCCTGCCCATGGTGCGCAAGATCCTGGAGAAGACCCCGCCGAAGGGCCAGCGGATGCTGTTCTCGGCGACCCTCGACTCCGGTGTCAACAAGCTGGTCAAGCAGTTCCTGCACGAACCCGTGACCCACTCGGCGGACCCGGCCTCCAGCCCTGTCGGCACCATGGAGCACCACGTGCTCGAGGTCGACACCGCCACGCGGTTCGATGTGCTCCGCGATCTCGCCGCGGCCCCCGGCCGCACCATCATGTTCACGCGCACCAAGTACGGCGCGAAGAACCTCGCCCGCAAGCTGAGCGCCCGCGGCGTGGACGCCGTCGACCTGCACGGCAATCTCTCGCAGAACGCCCGCACCCGGAACCTCGAGGCCTTCGGCTCGGGGGCGGCCACCACGATGGTCTGCACCGACATCGCCGCCCGCGGCATCCACGTCGACGAGGTGGCTCTCGTGGTCCACGCCGACCCGCCCGTCGAGCACAAGGCCTACCTGCACCGCTCCGGTCGCACCGCGCGCGCCGGTGAGTCCGGCACGGTGATCACCGTCCAGACCCCGGAGCAGAAGCGCGACGTCAGCGATCTGATGCGCAAGGCGGGCATCAAGCCCACCGTCCACCAGCACGTGGTCCCCACCTCCCCCGTGCTCTCGCAGCTCGCCCCCGGTGAGCGCGTCGAGATGCACGAGCCCCGGGCGCCCGAGCCGGCCGAGCGCCCGCAGCGCTCCGGCGGCCAGGGCGGACGCGGCGGACGCGGCGGCCAGGGCGGCGGGCGCGGTCGCTCCGGTGGCCAGGGCCGAGGCCCCGGTGAGGGCGGCGGCCGCCGCGGAGGCCAGGGCGGCGACGGTCGCTCCGGCGGCTCGCGTCGCTCCGGTGGTCGCGGCGGTCAGGACGGCGAGGGCCGCCCCGCACGCAGCCGCAGCGGACGGCGCGACGGCGCCCCCGCGCGGTACTCCACCAGCTCCGAGGGCTCCCGCGGCGGGAACTCGGGCGGCGGTCTCGCGTCCTTCTCCTCGGGCCGCACCCGGTGA
- a CDS encoding helix-turn-helix transcriptional regulator has translation MDDEQTPGGPVEEPTELQLAAASDTFAMLASPARLHLMWRMSSGRYDVGQLAAHVGLSLPTTSQHLSKLRLAGVVSARREGRHSYYTVDDPHVLSLVEQIFEHIAPDGTLAPDPPLKDLRA, from the coding sequence ATGGACGACGAACAGACCCCCGGCGGTCCGGTCGAGGAGCCCACGGAGCTGCAGCTCGCCGCGGCGTCCGACACCTTCGCCATGCTGGCCAGCCCCGCGCGGCTGCACCTGATGTGGCGCATGAGCTCCGGTCGCTACGACGTCGGCCAGCTCGCCGCGCACGTCGGCCTCAGCTTGCCCACGACCAGTCAGCACCTGTCCAAGCTGCGTCTTGCCGGGGTGGTCTCCGCGCGCCGCGAGGGGCGGCACAGCTACTACACCGTGGACGACCCGCACGTGCTGTCCCTGGTCGAGCAGATCTTCGAGCACATCGCCCCCGACGGCACCCTCGCCCCCGATCCCCCGCTGAAGGACCTCCGCGCATGA
- a CDS encoding long-chain fatty acid--CoA ligase: MYNLSLVLEDSARTAPDHPALVLGDLTLSYSQVDAAANQVANLLVSLGVAPGDRVALTCPNLPQFPIIYFGILKAGGVVVPMNVLNKAREVTYYLDDSAATVFFCFEGSEDLPIGRYGYDGATTAAAPPHLILITADASAAIPVEGVPTLAESLARMPTTFETVQARETDTAVILYTSGTTGRPKGAELSHSNQLMNALTCNRLFRSAPGTDTHLVALPLFHTFGATVDMNAGFSMGATLVLLPRFEAQQALDLLVRHRVTRFAGVPTMWWGLLHALENGADPRGLSEHLRLGVSGGAPLPVEILETVRERLGVSIMEGYGLSETSPVASFSLAETPRPGSIGMPVWGVEMRLIDPADPDWTEITEPGVVGELAVRGHNVMSGYLNRPEETAAVMREGWFRTGDLARKDEEGFYYVVDRSKDMIVRGGYNVYPRELEEVLISHPQVSLAAVVGVSDERVGEEVKAYVILEDDASVTAEELRAWGAEQMAAYKYPREVVIVEELPMTSTGKILKRELR; this comes from the coding sequence ATGTACAACCTCTCCCTCGTGCTGGAGGACAGCGCCCGGACCGCTCCGGACCATCCGGCGCTCGTCCTCGGTGATCTGACCCTCAGCTACTCGCAGGTTGACGCGGCGGCGAACCAGGTCGCGAATCTGCTGGTCTCCCTCGGGGTGGCCCCCGGGGACCGGGTCGCGCTCACCTGCCCCAACCTGCCGCAGTTCCCGATCATCTACTTCGGGATCCTCAAGGCCGGCGGCGTGGTGGTGCCGATGAACGTCCTGAACAAGGCCCGTGAGGTCACCTACTATCTCGACGACTCCGCGGCGACGGTCTTCTTCTGCTTCGAAGGCAGTGAGGACCTGCCGATCGGACGGTACGGGTACGACGGGGCGACCACCGCGGCCGCGCCGCCCCATCTGATCCTGATCACGGCGGACGCGTCGGCCGCCATCCCTGTCGAGGGTGTGCCCACCCTCGCCGAGTCCCTCGCCCGGATGCCCACCACCTTCGAGACCGTGCAGGCTCGCGAGACCGACACCGCCGTGATCCTCTACACCTCGGGCACCACGGGGCGGCCCAAGGGAGCTGAGCTCAGCCACTCCAACCAGCTGATGAACGCTCTGACCTGCAACCGGCTCTTCCGCTCCGCGCCCGGGACGGATACGCATCTGGTGGCGCTGCCTCTGTTCCACACCTTCGGTGCGACGGTGGACATGAACGCCGGGTTCTCGATGGGCGCGACCCTGGTGCTGCTGCCCCGCTTCGAGGCCCAGCAGGCGCTGGATCTGCTGGTCCGCCACCGCGTGACCCGCTTCGCGGGCGTGCCTACGATGTGGTGGGGCCTGCTGCACGCCCTCGAGAACGGGGCCGACCCCCGCGGCCTCTCCGAGCACCTGCGCCTCGGCGTCTCCGGCGGGGCCCCGCTGCCGGTCGAGATCCTCGAGACCGTGCGCGAGCGGCTCGGGGTCTCGATCATGGAGGGCTACGGGCTCTCGGAGACCTCGCCCGTGGCCAGCTTCTCCCTGGCCGAGACGCCGCGGCCCGGCTCCATCGGGATGCCGGTCTGGGGCGTCGAGATGCGCCTGATCGATCCCGCCGACCCGGACTGGACGGAGATCACCGAGCCCGGTGTGGTGGGCGAGCTGGCCGTCCGCGGCCACAACGTGATGAGCGGATACCTGAACCGTCCCGAGGAGACGGCGGCGGTGATGCGCGAGGGCTGGTTCCGCACCGGCGACCTGGCGCGGAAGGACGAGGAGGGCTTCTACTACGTCGTCGACCGCTCGAAGGACATGATCGTGCGCGGGGGATACAACGTGTATCCGCGCGAGCTCGAGGAGGTGCTCATCTCCCACCCGCAGGTCTCGCTCGCCGCGGTCGTCGGGGTCAGCGACGAGCGCGTCGGCGAGGAGGTCAAGGCCTACGTCATCCTCGAGGACGACGCGAGCGTGACCGCCGAGGAGCTGCGCGCCTGGGGCGCGGAGCAGATGGCGGCCTACAAGTATCCGCGCGAGGTGGTGATCGTCGAGGAGCTGCCGATGACCTCGACCGGCAAGATCCTCAAGCGCGAGCTGCGCTGA
- a CDS encoding class I SAM-dependent methyltransferase translates to MVDQSRLWDAHAAAEYDTPGEGMFAPEVLGPTVERLQELSAGGPVLELAIGTGRVAIPLREAGVEVTGIELSEAMIARLREKADALEIPVVMGDMTTASAGEGYSLAYLVFNTIGNVLTQQQQVECFRNAARHLAPGGCFVIELSVPDLRSLTPGTGGTLEHSEPGYLLVDTYDTLAQILVSHHVHFDPPVDGSRQASIGRTPQRYVWPSELDLMAQLTGFTLESRWADWDRSEFTAESRSHVSVYRLSTLDR, encoded by the coding sequence ATGGTCGATCAGTCACGCCTGTGGGACGCCCACGCCGCCGCCGAGTACGACACCCCCGGCGAGGGGATGTTCGCCCCGGAGGTGCTGGGTCCGACGGTCGAGCGCCTGCAGGAGCTCTCCGCCGGCGGGCCCGTCCTCGAGCTCGCGATCGGCACCGGCCGCGTCGCGATCCCGCTGCGCGAGGCCGGCGTCGAGGTCACGGGGATCGAGCTGTCGGAGGCGATGATCGCCCGGCTGCGCGAGAAGGCTGACGCCCTCGAGATCCCCGTCGTCATGGGCGACATGACCACGGCGAGCGCGGGCGAGGGGTACTCGCTGGCCTACCTCGTCTTCAACACGATCGGGAACGTCCTGACCCAGCAGCAGCAGGTGGAGTGCTTCCGCAACGCCGCCCGGCATCTCGCCCCGGGCGGCTGCTTCGTGATCGAGCTGAGCGTGCCGGACCTGCGCTCGCTCACCCCGGGCACCGGCGGCACCCTCGAGCACTCCGAGCCCGGGTACCTGCTGGTGGACACCTACGACACCCTCGCCCAGATCCTCGTCTCCCATCACGTGCACTTCGACCCCCCCGTGGACGGCTCCCGGCAGGCGAGCATCGGCCGCACCCCGCAGCGCTACGTCTGGCCCTCCGAGCTCGATCTGATGGCGCAGTTGACCGGCTTCACCCTCGAGTCCCGGTGGGCCGACTGGGACCGCTCGGAGTTCACCGCCGAGTCCCGCAGCCACGTCAGCGTCTACCGGCTCTCTACACTTGACCGGTGA
- a CDS encoding cation diffusion facilitator family transporter, translating into MTASRSDSPAAAATVDLRKFAWLSIATAIATIVLKTAAWAMTGSVGLLSDAAESTVNLVAAVVALVALTVAARPATERFLYGRAKAEYFSAAVEGLMIFVAAAVILVTAVERFVNPRPLENLGIGLVILVISSVLNGVVALVLMRAGKRHNSITLRADGKHLMTDVVTSAGVLIGVGLVALTGWERLDALVAFAVGVNIIVTGIGLLSESVSGLLDKALPDGDHAVITEILRRRTDEGSTTFHGLQTREAGQERFMSVHVLVPDEWTVKHGHDYIEGLEDELRGALPSLRVLTHLEPISDPASYEDIPAAHVPIHDGEHDPTRPPKT; encoded by the coding sequence ATGACTGCCTCGCGCTCCGATTCCCCTGCCGCGGCTGCGACGGTCGATCTGCGCAAGTTCGCCTGGCTCTCGATCGCCACCGCCATCGCCACGATCGTCCTGAAGACGGCGGCATGGGCGATGACGGGCTCCGTCGGGCTGCTCTCCGACGCCGCCGAGTCGACGGTGAACCTGGTGGCGGCGGTCGTCGCCCTGGTCGCGCTGACCGTCGCCGCCCGCCCTGCCACCGAGCGCTTCCTCTACGGCCGAGCGAAGGCGGAGTACTTCTCGGCCGCCGTCGAAGGCCTGATGATCTTCGTGGCCGCCGCGGTCATCCTGGTCACCGCCGTGGAGCGGTTCGTGAACCCGCGCCCGCTGGAGAACCTCGGCATCGGGCTGGTCATCCTGGTCATCTCCTCGGTGCTCAACGGCGTCGTCGCCTTGGTCCTGATGCGCGCCGGGAAGCGGCACAACTCGATCACCCTGCGCGCGGACGGCAAGCACCTGATGACCGACGTGGTCACCAGCGCGGGGGTGCTGATCGGGGTGGGCCTGGTGGCCCTGACCGGGTGGGAGCGGCTCGATGCGCTCGTGGCCTTCGCCGTCGGGGTGAACATCATCGTCACCGGGATCGGCCTGCTCTCGGAGTCGGTCTCCGGTCTGCTCGACAAGGCGCTGCCGGACGGCGACCACGCGGTGATCACCGAGATCCTGCGCCGCCGCACCGACGAGGGGAGCACCACCTTCCACGGCCTGCAGACCCGTGAGGCCGGGCAGGAGCGGTTCATGAGCGTGCACGTGCTGGTGCCCGACGAGTGGACGGTCAAGCACGGCCACGACTACATCGAGGGCCTCGAGGACGAGCTGCGAGGCGCGCTGCCCTCGCTGCGGGTGCTCACCCACCTCGAGCCGATCTCCGACCCGGCCAGCTACGAGGACATCCCTGCGGCGCACGTGCCGATCCACGACGGGGAGCACGACCCGACGCGGCCGCCGAAGACCTGA
- a CDS encoding zinc-binding dehydrogenase, which yields MRAVRFDAFRERPALVDVPDPVCPPRGAVVSVRATGVCRSDWHAWQGHDDSVQVPHIPGHEFAGIIEQVGEEVTRFAVGERATAPFILACGRCVQCRAGAPQVCPDQHQPGFDLPGSWAEKVVVIEADHNLVALPDGIDMTLAAGLGCRVGTAYHAVRVQAAVAPDERVAVFGCGGLGLACVMVARAAGADVIAVDVSEHALAAAAELGATAIASGADVVDRVREASGGGAHVTLDALGSAATARSAIEALRPCGRHVQVGLLLGEDADPCLPMGRVIGQELQILGSHGLAVAEYRELLADVAAGRLDLGSTVGRLLTLEDLPSAMLAMDHPPTAAGMTVARLR from the coding sequence ATGAGAGCAGTGCGCTTCGACGCCTTCCGTGAGCGGCCGGCTCTGGTCGACGTCCCCGATCCCGTGTGCCCGCCGCGCGGAGCCGTGGTCTCGGTCCGTGCCACCGGGGTGTGCCGCAGCGACTGGCACGCCTGGCAGGGCCACGACGACTCCGTGCAGGTCCCGCACATCCCCGGCCACGAGTTCGCGGGCATCATCGAGCAGGTCGGCGAGGAGGTCACGCGCTTCGCCGTGGGCGAGCGGGCCACCGCCCCGTTCATCCTCGCCTGCGGCCGTTGCGTGCAGTGCCGAGCGGGCGCACCGCAGGTGTGCCCGGACCAGCATCAGCCCGGTTTCGACCTGCCCGGCTCCTGGGCCGAGAAGGTGGTGGTGATCGAGGCGGACCACAATCTCGTCGCCCTGCCCGACGGGATCGACATGACCCTCGCCGCTGGGCTCGGCTGCCGCGTCGGCACCGCGTACCACGCCGTGCGGGTGCAGGCGGCTGTTGCGCCCGATGAGCGGGTCGCCGTGTTCGGCTGCGGCGGGCTGGGCCTGGCCTGCGTGATGGTCGCGCGCGCCGCCGGCGCCGACGTGATCGCCGTCGACGTCTCCGAGCACGCCCTGGCGGCCGCCGCCGAGCTCGGGGCGACCGCGATCGCCTCCGGGGCCGACGTCGTCGACCGGGTCCGCGAGGCGTCCGGCGGCGGAGCCCATGTCACCCTCGACGCGCTGGGCTCCGCGGCGACCGCCCGCTCCGCGATCGAGGCGCTGCGCCCCTGCGGTCGCCACGTCCAGGTGGGGCTGCTGCTGGGCGAGGACGCCGACCCCTGCCTGCCCATGGGCCGGGTGATCGGGCAGGAGCTGCAGATCCTCGGCAGCCACGGCCTGGCCGTCGCGGAGTACCGCGAGCTGCTGGCCGATGTCGCCGCAGGACGCCTGGACCTCGGGTCCACCGTCGGCCGCCTGCTCACGCTCGAGGACCTGCCCTCGGCGATGCTCGCCATGGACCATCCGCCCACCGCGGCCGGGATGACCGTCGCCCGCCTGCGCTGA